From the genome of Tenrec ecaudatus isolate mTenEca1 chromosome 1, mTenEca1.hap1, whole genome shotgun sequence:
aagcctcatccttctctctaggagtagctgctggtttcaaactgctgaccttagggttagcagcccaacttgcaatCACCGTGCCACCAGCGCTCGTGGAGTCCTGTCAAAAGCGCTACACTGTGGTGTAGGTGAAGAGTAGGGCATATTCAGGGCACTGCCGGACACACAACACATCAGTCTTAGAGGAGATGCAGCGGGAATGTGCCTGGAAGCAAGGGCGGGGAGCCttccactcaccactctgaaggagcCATCAGGAAAGACAGTCACAAGACCAAGCCCCGGGGGTCGGTCCAGGAGAGAGACAACGCATTGAGGAAAACCCACACCAGGGACGGAATTAGACCAGGGCTTGTGAAGGAGGGTCAGGAcctggcagcatttcattccctTAGTCTGAAGGTCACTCTACATTGGAACGTACTGGATGGAAACTAACCCAGGCCCCGCCTTGTCAGAGGGGCTGCTTGGGGAGAGTAGCTGGGTCCACAGCCTGGCGCTGCCTtgcccagggcccagggcccGCCCTCACCACCCTCTCTTCCCCGTTGCAGATCATCTGCCTGGACCTGTCCGAGGAAATGTCCTTGCCAAAGCTGGAGTCCTTCAACGGGTGAGACATCTTGGGGCCGGGGCCCTGGTCGCGGCTGGGGAGGGGCGCTTTCACGAAGGCGTCCAGTACCAGCGCTCCCTGGACCAGCTGGAGGCTGGCACGTAGGGAATCCCGAGGCAGGTGGAACCTCCATCCAGGTTAGGGCCCATCCGCTGTGGACCCGAGCTGGGATGTTAGGTCGCTAGGGAATCGACTGAGAGAGCAGGTCTCCCCGGGACCGGGAACCCACTCGGAAGAAGGGGCTTGTGGGAAAGGTAGATGATCATCCCCCTCCGTGTTAGGCCGGGCTGTCGGGAGAAACAAACGCAGTGACACTCGGTGTGGAGAAGAGATTACATCGGAGGAAGGGCACAATCCAgcagtccctctgcagactcacagctGCACATGCAGGAAGGTCACCCGGCCCGCGGGTGCAGAGTCCCAGCCAGCAGGAGGGCGAGGGAGCAGAGCATGGGAGCTTCCAGCCCCCGGGtcgtttccctccctcccactcccatgaGAAGTGCACCCCCCAAGGAGGCTTCCATCGGGCTGTGGCCTGGCTGACAGGGTGGCTTCTAGCGCTGCGTGTTGATCCAGTTGATCCTTCGCACCCTCTGTCCCCTGCCCGCTCCCTCTCAGTGTCCTCGGGCTGCGGGCACAGGAATGGAGGGGCCGCCTGgaggggaaggctctctctctctctctcgctctctctcgctctcgctctctctcctctGGCTCTGGGAGCAGGTTCTTCGAGCTTCTGTAGTGCACTTCCTCCGGCATGTCCACTAATGAAAAGGCTGGCGGCTTGAAACCCATCCacgagtgcctcagaagaaaggcctggcgatctgctgccCAAAGATCCCCACCGAAAGCCCCTAGTCCACCCTGCCAATATGGAGTCACCGGGGTCAGAGTTGCCCCATGGGGACCTCCAGGTGGCATCTGTCTCCCATCCCCTCTGCTGCCCGACGCCGATCATACAAAGAAAGCTCTCTTTCCAAAGCAAGGCACATCCCCAGGTCGAGGGGCTAAAATTTGCAACACAGAttgttggggaggtggggggcacaATCTAGGTCATAACAGGCTCTGAGAAGCAGGTCTCAGGGGCCAGGGAGGAAAATGGGATTTGGAGCCAGGCCCGGTTGACCCCAAAGTCCTTGTTTGGAGTCTGCAGGCTCCAGCAGCGAAGCCAGAGGGACTTGTGGGTCATCCTGAGGGGGAgcctgccctcccctcctctcccctcactgGTGCCTGTGCCCAGATGCCTGGTCTAGCAGAGCTGGGGCAGGACTGAAGGGCAAGGTCAGAGCACTGGGCAGCCCCATGGTCCCTGCTGGGAGCTTGGGAAGCTCAGGCCTGGCTGTCACCATGGGGCTGGCAGGCCCCCCCCCAGCTGGATGGGCAAGGGGTGCCAGGGTCCCCTAATCCAGGAGGCCCTGCCTCAGCACCCCTGACTCTGGCCTCGCCCTGCAGCTCCAAAACCAACGCCCTCAACGTCTCCCAGAAGATGATCGAGATGTTCGTTCGGACCAAACACAAGATCTGCAAGAGCCACGAGTTCGCCCTGGTGGTGGTGAATGACGACACGGcctgggtgagggggttggggcacACGGAGGGTGAGGGGGGCCTGAGGCCTGGAcactcccccccacaccccctctaACACGCATTAGCACACTGAGCCCTCTGGTGGTGAACAATGACACAGCCTGGGTGAGGGGAGGCAGCGAGGCCTGAACAATACTCCCAACATACACGtgtgcgtgtacacacacacacacacacacacacacacacacacacacacacacacacacacacacacacacacacacactgagcccTCTGCTTCCTACAGCTGTCAGGCCTGACCTCTGACCCCCGAGAACTGTGCAGCTGCCTCTACGACCTGGAGACCGCCTCTTGCTCCACCTTCAGTATCCTTCCCAGGGGGTTccccgagtgtgtgtgtgtgtgtgtgtgtgtgtgtgtgtgtgtgtgtgtctgtgtgtgtcgtgTCCCTGTCTGTCGGGGCAAGGGCTGGTCCAGATCCCAGCGCTGAACTTCAGTCTCCCGTCCTTTAAAAGGAGGACGAGGAGACTGTGGGGAGAGGTttgcacttggctgctagccagaggtcagcagttcaaataccaccacccctcccacctccccaccccccccagggGCATCATGCAGGAAAGGCCCAGCAAAATGCTCTCTAGAGATCACAGAcaagaaaacctcatggagcagttCCGCTCTGCCACACTTGGGGGTGCCGGGAGTTGGGGGAGACTCAGCACCTGGTCTTGATGGACTGCCGCCGTGTGCACCTCCAGGAGCCCTCCCTGGGTGGCACGAACGGGGCGAACCCACTCCGTGGTGCAGcacaagaaaagcctggtgatgtgcttcccTAAAGATGCCCACCCGGTGCAGCACCCGTCCGCTCTGTAACGGGGGTGGGGCGATGGCGGCTGACACCCACCAGCAAACAGCAGACCGCAAACCCCCAGAGTACCTGGGAAGGAAGTCTCAGGACAAGTCCCCCAAACAGcttgttcccagtccccaccagcCGCCCTCCGTgacaaacccaccgccatcaacTCATGACGACCCTCGGGGACAGCCTGGAACCACCCCCCAGGCTTGCTTAGGCTGTACATCTcttcaggagcagccagcctctgctttctcccggGGAACGGCTTggaaccgctgactttgtggttagaagcccaatgcacgACCCACTCCGCCACTAGGGCTCAAGGatgactgaaaaaaaaacaaaaaaccaaaaaccccaactcacgccatcgagtcgatgctgactggcAGCTCCCTCAGACAGTGAAACTGGCCCTGTGGCTTCCTGAGCCTGCAACTTCAGGCAGGAGTAGAACACTCCATCCTTGTCCCTTGCAGGGGCGGcccgtggttctgaactgctgaccttggggttggcagcccaacacatagcctctACTCCAGCCAGGTAGACAGCAGGCGCTCAAAACGGCCGCAGGAGACTGAACAGTTGCACTTGCTCTCCGGCACAGCACGCCGTGGGCCAAGTTGATCACCCAACTCCCTCTGTGGGCCGGTTGACTGACACATACGTATTCCTGTCATCCTCACTGTGGTTAATAAGGGGAATTTCTTTATGAAAATCAATAGCAGGTCACCAGGACTTGctcctgaggtgcctctgggtgggcttgggTTCTCCACCCTTGCACTTAGCACCCGAGCGTACCACCCGGGGACTCTAGTTGAACATTAAAATCTGGTCTTTATTTCGTCTTGACCAGAGCCTTGCCCCAGACTGAGACTCTGACCCCTGGTCCCCGCAGGTAGAAAAAGTAGCAGGGTTGGGGCCagaggggggagggtggtggggctGAGAGCGGTGGGAGAGATGGGACTTCCGCCCTTTGTGCAAGCTGTGCTCCCACCCTGAAGGGAAGGAAGCCTTAGGCCCCCCAAACCCTCAGGCCCCTCAGTGCCAGTTCTGTGCTTGAGCCACGCTGAGGGGAAACATGGCCAGAGAGAGCCAGCCACTTGGCCTGGGTCACAAGTCGCATCTCTGGCAGATGTGTGCCTGGATCTGGACTCTCCCAGGGTCTGGGCCCTGGCCCTGCGCACCCCTGTGCTGCTGTCTGCCTTCTCCTTAACACCCCCGCCAGACCTTGAAGGCCTCTTCAGCCTCATGTAAGTCCCTGAGGAGAAAATAGGGTCCCCCCCTTAGAAGGAAGGGTGCCCTGTGGGGACAAGACCCAAAGGCACAGCTATGGTCAAGGTTGCCCAGGGCCTCCCCCACCCTGGTCTACTCTCTGCCTGAAAGTTTTGGGGGCAAAGGTTCTTTCTCGAGTCTCAGTGGTCTCACGTTCCCCCATGTTCCTCCACTCCACCACCccggtttgtttgcttgttttaatccGGGGTGGGCAGTCTTTTCCGTGCAAAGGCAAATGATTCAGAGTGCAGCCGGGCAGCTCATTCAGTTCTGGTTTCATAGATCATCCCCGAGCAGAGgggtgtgccaataaaactttattctctctgtcacacacacacactcacctttcTGAGGCTTTTTACTCTGCTCTGAAATCatctactttaaaatttttttaatcattttattgggggctcatacaactcttatcacaatccatacacacatcaattgtgtaaagcaagtttgtacattcattgccctcatcattctcaaaacatttgctctccacccaagcccctggcatcagctcctcatttcccccttcgccactctccctctctcatgaaccctcgatactttataaattattattttgtcacatctttccctgtccaacgtctcccttcacctacttttctgctgtccgccccccagggaggaggccacatgtagatccttggagtCGGTTCCCCTGCTTTTAAATTTTCCCTCCCTTTCAAAAGGTCAAAAGTGAGTCTGATTGCTGCCCTGTGTGAACCTCCTCCCGGGTTTCACCTCTACTCCATCTCCGCCCGGGACAGCCACCTGACAGTCTTGCAAATGAGTCCTGGGCGTAAATTCCCAAAGGAGGACATCCAAGATCAGGGAGCCCCCTGCTTCTGATTCTGATGGGCTCTTTCACCAAAGCATTTTCTCCAGAAgctaacctccccccccccccccccgcagtgtCTGCACTTGAGGCCAGTCCCCTCACGGCTTCCTCAGCACTAGGGTTGATCCTGCTGCTAGAGGACCCGCCCCTCCGAGAGGTGGGGAAGGCAGCTGGCTGCTTGGCTAAGTTTTTCCTTGAGCCTCTTTCTgttcattaagaaaaaaaaaaaaagacgtggCAAAAATATATAGAACACAATACTGATCAATATTTTCCCCTTATGTTCATTTTTAAGTCATTGAATATCCCTCTGGCTGTTTGACTATTTGTAGCCTTTGCCCGTTTTCTATGATGGTGGCTTTCTTTCCCTTGTTGATAAGGTTTGCTTTTTATATATTAAGGCCCCTTCCTTTGCCCAGGCAGGGTGGGATCTACAGGGGGCTCTGACTTAGCATAGATCTGGGCCCTGCTCCACGCTGCTGGCCTGGTGGAGGAGACAAGTATCACTAGCAGTTCCAGCTCAGCAGTGATGGTGGACACTTGGGGCTCCTAAGGGTGACCGAGCAGGCTCCAGGCTCTACTGCGAAAAGTTCAGTGGAGTAGTAGGTGAGGCAGGGGAGGGGCAACAAGCAGAAGGAAGAGCCAGGGGAGGGGCTCGGAGACAACCCTGAACCTGGCTTTTGTATACCTGGTGAGGAGGTGGGCTCTCTCGGGGGGTGATGAGCAGAAGAGACCCCTGGAGTATGTGCCAACCTGTCCCTGACATCTCCCCCCAACTCTGCAGCCTGCAGAAGACAGAGCTGCCTGTCACTGAGAACGTGCAGACGATCCCGCCCCCGTATGTGGTCCGCACCATCCTCGTCTACAGCCGGCCCCCCTGTCAGCCCCAGTTCTCCCTGACAGAGCCCATGAAGGTGAGCGAGGAGgcccaggagagggagggaaacccGCAGTGAGCAAGGTGGTGGTCAGACACCAGGAGGGACTTTCCAGTGGCAGCAGGAGGGCAGGTTCAGACTTGTGGCCTTGGGGGCCAAGGCTGGCATGCTTCCTTTCCCTGCAGAAAATGTTCCAGTGCCCCTACTTCTTCTTCGACGTGGTGTACATCCACAATGGTGGCGAcgagaaggaggaggaaatgagctggAAGGTGAGGGGCCACAGCGGCTAGGTGACTGCCCTCCAGGAGGATCCCATCTCTGTGTGCCAACTCTGGAACCCTGACCCCGTGAGAGCATACCAGCCCATCAGCCAGCACCATTGCTTTCATGGGCACTGTGAGCCCAGGGTGACCACCCCCAGACACTGGGCCGGGGAGCCTCACTGGGTCCATCTCCCTCCTCTCAGCCTCTTCTCCTTGGGCCTCCCTTTCTGACTCTTCCCTGGGCCATCTTCCCGGAACACCCTGCCTCCCTGCCCGGCCTAGGTTCTCCTAGTCTTTCCTACCTGAGCCCTGAATTAGTTGTGGGACCACAAGTGGGCCCCTTACCTCTCTGAGCTGCAGTTTCCCCAGTCACAAAGTGGAGACCGACTTCTATTCACCCTTCAATACCCAACTCAAAAGGCCCTTCTGTTTCTCAAggaggagcagcaggagggttAGGGGGTGTTTGCGTCTGACCTAGAGGGGAGGATGGGAGGTGACAGGACATGGTTGCCAAACGCCACAGAAGACTTGACCCTTCAGAACCCACCTAGAGGTCCTCTTCTCTGGGACGCCCCCCTGGAGCAGGAAGGGCCCATTCAGGGGAACCCCTGGCTGATCAGTCTCTCCTTGCCCTGCCCCCAGGACATGTTTGCTTTCATGGGCAGCCTGGATACCAAAGGCACAAGTTACAAGTACGAGGTAGCGCTGGCCGGGCCGGCCCTGGAGCTCCACAACTGCATGGCCAAGCTGTTGGCACACCCGCTGCAGCGGCCCTGCCAGAGCCACGCGTCCTACAGCCTGCTGGAGGAGGAGGCCGAGGCCACTGAGGTCGAAGCCACTGTCTGAGTCCGTCAGAACCCTCAGCTTTCCTGTGTGGCCCAAAGTCAGACTTCTCAAACTGGCCTCTCTGGAACCCCGAGGGGGCGGGGAGGTGTTCCAGGAGGCACCCAGGGCATTTCAAGGGGTCCTAGGCTTTTGGGTacccaccctctactttccccaaCTGATACCCCATTCCCAGTTGAAGTCCGCTGTAAGCTCTTGGTTTCTCGCACGCGATTTTGccgcaaaattttaaaaatcgagAATTTGGAACTCTGGTCTACTTGTCTTCACTGGGACCCTCTTGGTtgcaggtttgaacccaccactgcCCGGCAGGAGCAAGACAAGGCTGTCCACGCCCAGTTAGCTTCCCAGAAGCCCCaaggcacagttctactgtgtcctatcatGCACGTGGATGACAATGGGTAGTCAGTTcttggggggagcagagaggtccATTGTGATGGCTCCAGGCCAGGCTGTATCCAGGAGTTTGGACAAGGTTGAGGTCCAGTGTGCCCGGCCTTCCAAACCTGCATAGGAATGAAGTGCCCCTTACCCACCCCCAAACTCCAAGCCTGGTGAAGTGTCGGTTCTTCCAACAGCACTGATTGGCCCTGCCTGGGCCATGTGACACCCCATGAGCCATTGCCTCTGGTGGGCCCTGCCTCTTCGGGACTGGAAGATTGCCAATGGGTGCTCTTCAGAGGCGAGGGTTTGGGGACAAATCGCAGGTCTACCATTCAGCTACATCTTTGGATCGTGTGAGAGACCAGCCAGGCCGTCTTGGCACCACAGGAAATGGCTTAATTGTGTAACTGCCTC
Proteins encoded in this window:
- the BABAM1 gene encoding BRISC and BRCA1-A complex member 1, which codes for MSPAPAELSHTGTMEVPEPSSPTEEEEEEEEEQSAEPRPRTRSNPEGAEDRALGAQANVGSRSEGEGEAASVDDGTPNPPGAGPKPWQVPPPAPEVQVRTPRVNCPEKVIICLDLSEEMSLPKLESFNGSKTNALNVSQKMIEMFVRTKHKICKSHEFALVVVNDDTAWLSGLTSDPRELCSCLYDLETASCSTFNLEGLFSLILQKTELPVTENVQTIPPPYVVRTILVYSRPPCQPQFSLTEPMKKMFQCPYFFFDVVYIHNGGDEKEEEMSWKDMFAFMGSLDTKGTSYKYEVALAGPALELHNCMAKLLAHPLQRPCQSHASYSLLEEEAEATEVEATV